In Labeo rohita strain BAU-BD-2019 chromosome 8, IGBB_LRoh.1.0, whole genome shotgun sequence, the genomic window gtggtttagacagcataaatgagcagaacaacgtattcagtagtacttTAAACGTGCAATCCGTGCTGTTGTTTATatccgagtatcgccagtatggacaagcatctgggtaactgaccaaatcgtgattgtaaattgttaaaataagaaataaaaaggcaaaaaactTTCATATTTGTGTTTCAGAGTGTTGTATCCCAAGTGAGCAACCTGCCGCTGGTGAGTTCAGCATGTGATGCGGTGTACAATGCCTACAGCTCTACGAAAGACAACGTGCCACTCCTAAAAGGAGTAATGGAGGTTGCAGAGAGTGGGGTGCGCACATTGGGCGCTGCTGCTTCAACAGGTTCCAAACCCATACTAGACCGGCTGGAACCTCAGAGTAAGAATTTTAATCTTAGATGTAGTTTGTGTTATTTATACCTTGTCTTTGGTGttgtttctgctgttttttaaatacaaacagttgtttttgtgttctttCTCTTGTGCAGTTGCAATGGTAAATGAATATGCTATTAAAGGGCTGGAGAAGGTGGAAGAAAACCTTCCAATTTTACATCAACCAGCAGACAAGGTAAAGCCTAGACTGAAATGTTCTGCATGCAAATTGAAGAGTTTGAATTGCTATATGAATCAGTATTGTATCTCCATTGCAGCTGGTATCTGACACAGTGGGCATGGTGTACCAGTCAGTAACAGGAGCAAAGGATGCTGTGGTGGGGGCTGTGATGGGTGGTGTGGAAAAGACTCGTATGGCTGTGGCTGATGGCATAAACACGGTCATGGGAACCCGTGTAGGCCAGATGGTCAGTAATGGTGTAGATAAGGCCCTCACCCACTCTGAAGACTGGGTGGATCAGAACCTTCCAATCAGCGAAAAAGAGCTTGGTGAGTGTAATTGCACTTCATACccagtaatttaattatttaaagggatagttcgcccaaaaatgaaaattctgtcattaattactcaccctcatgccgttccaaatctgtaagacctttgttcatttttagaagacaaattaagatatttttgatgaaatccgagagctttctgaccctgcatagacagcaacgcaactaccatatttaaggcccagaaaggtagcaaggacattgttaaaatagtccatgtaacatcagtgggtcaaccttaattttatgaagctacaagactttattcaaccatttcttctattccctgtcagtctttgatgcacgTTTACAACAGCACAACGCATACTTttgatatgtatgtatgtaaggTGTTGACATCAGTGTTGTGTGTTCCACCTACAGCTGCACTGGCTGAACCAAGACCAGGTGAGGAAGAAGGATTCATAGTAACCAGTAGACCCAGCTATTTTGTCCGCCTGGGTAAACTGTCTGCCAAAGTTCGGGAAAGGGCACTTGAGCAGTCTCTCATTAGGGCTCGCAAGGCCAGAGACACTACCCATACAGCTGTGACTCAAATGACCAGCACTTTGGACCTGCTTGAAAGTGCCCGGGTTACCCTAGCCAGTGCCAATAAGCAGCTAGGGGGCGCTCCGGAGCAGTTACTACAGAGATGGAAAGAATGGAAGGAAGGGCAGCCCAAAGAACTGCAGGAAAAAGCAACAGAGGTAGATGCAGCAAAAGACAAGGAAGAGGTATAGTTTGTATTTTACTTATAATGCGATTCAAAATATGTCT contains:
- the plin3 gene encoding mannose-6-phosphate receptor binding protein 1 — translated: MADNGKTPEMDTEASQATQEQQSVVSQVSNLPLVSSACDAVYNAYSSTKDNVPLLKGVMEVAESGVRTLGAAASTGSKPILDRLEPQIAMVNEYAIKGLEKVEENLPILHQPADKLVSDTVGMVYQSVTGAKDAVVGAVMGGVEKTRMAVADGINTVMGTRVGQMVSNGVDKALTHSEDWVDQNLPISEKELAALAEPRPGEEEGFIVTSRPSYFVRLGKLSAKVRERALEQSLIRARKARDTTHTAVTQMTSTLDLLESARVTLASANKQLGGAPEQLLQRWKEWKEGQPKELQEKATEVDAAKDKEEELESRALSMVRGLSDQLKSACSGVVSSVQGLPGTVQEQLLNARHTAGELQASLSNTKTLTPVLLEQTRQQIGQVRQSLDGVVEYLLHNTPLNWLVGPFAPQITEKAD